A genomic window from Sulfurimonas paralvinellae includes:
- a CDS encoding efflux RND transporter permease subunit → MFDFFYKRPYLLYSLITAFFIMGIIALVTLPKNLFPDANPPEVIVITQVPGATAQVAASTVSKPIEQEISRLGLVTDVSSVNVAGFSIVKADFGYKKGLNAAAVDVANALSIVKAKLPKGTNPAIYTAGDFTLPVDVIALSPKNKNIDLAGIRKIADSFIKPSLLSNKEIGNVEVFGGYQSAINIAVDPFKAKRYNVNFDTIAKALNTLNRDMPIGFVKGDNSFYTITFYGEKDNIEKLKQLQIMPNVRLGDIADVKWSYKKRTSGYIGNGKDAIALAVQRAPGGSVLDVSKAARAEMKILEQKYPNIKFEISDTQRDLIEQANDNMLEALRDAIIYTLLVIMIFLGNFRAIVAAGLSIPMVFFSTMAIIWLTGGELNIVIYTAIILALGMLTDDAVVVLENIERHLNEGHEKLEDAITHGTKEVLSPVFAGTIATIAILFPLMFVGGFPEKIFKPLIETLIIALLVSWFLSITFIPSLSKWLYKNGTGKTKIEGYFEKFYQNTIGRLVAPYEGIIKFSNGKFWFARRMMLTMGVIAILMLSLKNIMPTIGKDAMPPMDTGIIKAQIAFSSNENVESAQKKIEPILKWLDSQKWVKMSSVAFGTEPGVLSLGSGNLPSEATITINAVNRFERKRTMWELEDLIRDKLSHLEGIKRNDVFDFGATALSSIKATVDTRLSSPYVDGLADASHTVQDAMQKVHGLTSVSTSWDKDFTEIELDIDKNKALSYGVTPYQIAMQIPLKGQIVGLNANLESMNTQFVRLYLKGKFSKNIETLKLLPIATPSGEIPLEAIAKLKRHLTFAKIERDKMLYSLDVNGYRAKRPVTHLTDDTLNALKKANIQDIELTQTGDIAQIHDSFKRMLKAIGLGVIILIMALIAIYRSVRMAFIMIVVLPLSLIGAAWGMLLFGKPSCMPSLLGILLLFGIIIKNAVLLIDFYQGYREKGESPFDSAQEAVRVRFRPVMMTAFGTIAGMIPIALEQAVGLERLSPLADVAIGGLLVGTLLTLVYVPMYAYIFDKDNKKTNPLNKVEDEIKEVLA, encoded by the coding sequence ATGTTTGATTTTTTTTATAAACGACCGTATCTGCTCTATTCGCTGATTACGGCTTTTTTCATTATGGGAATCATTGCTTTGGTAACACTGCCAAAAAATCTTTTCCCAGATGCAAATCCTCCGGAGGTTATTGTCATCACGCAGGTACCGGGTGCTACAGCACAGGTTGCAGCCTCTACAGTTTCGAAGCCAATTGAGCAGGAGATCTCACGTCTTGGTTTGGTGACGGATGTCAGCAGTGTAAATGTCGCAGGTTTTTCAATCGTCAAAGCAGACTTTGGTTACAAAAAAGGGCTTAATGCTGCGGCAGTTGATGTTGCCAATGCGCTCTCTATTGTAAAAGCAAAACTTCCAAAAGGAACAAATCCGGCAATCTATACAGCAGGTGACTTTACACTTCCTGTCGATGTGATTGCTCTGAGTCCAAAAAATAAGAACATAGATCTTGCCGGTATTAGAAAGATCGCAGATTCGTTCATTAAACCGTCACTTTTAAGCAACAAAGAGATTGGAAATGTTGAAGTTTTTGGCGGCTATCAAAGTGCTATTAATATTGCAGTCGATCCTTTTAAAGCAAAACGCTACAATGTAAACTTCGATACTATCGCAAAAGCGCTCAACACACTTAACCGTGATATGCCGATAGGTTTTGTAAAAGGTGATAACAGCTTTTATACCATCACTTTTTATGGTGAAAAAGATAATATTGAAAAATTAAAACAGCTTCAAATCATGCCAAATGTGCGTCTTGGTGATATCGCCGATGTGAAATGGTCATACAAAAAACGTACAAGTGGTTACATTGGTAACGGTAAAGATGCCATAGCTTTAGCAGTACAACGTGCACCTGGCGGCAGTGTTTTGGATGTTTCCAAAGCGGCTCGTGCCGAAATGAAGATCTTAGAGCAAAAATATCCAAATATCAAGTTTGAGATCTCTGATACGCAAAGAGATCTGATAGAGCAGGCAAATGACAATATGCTTGAAGCTCTGCGTGATGCTATCATCTACACGCTTTTAGTCATTATGATTTTCCTTGGAAATTTCCGTGCAATTGTCGCGGCAGGGCTTTCGATTCCTATGGTCTTCTTCTCAACTATGGCGATTATATGGCTGACAGGCGGTGAGTTGAACATCGTTATCTATACAGCTATTATTTTAGCGCTTGGAATGCTGACAGATGATGCGGTTGTTGTATTGGAAAATATAGAACGACACCTTAACGAAGGGCATGAGAAACTTGAAGATGCCATTACACATGGTACAAAAGAGGTTCTCTCTCCTGTGTTTGCCGGAACGATTGCAACGATTGCTATTTTATTTCCGTTGATGTTTGTCGGTGGATTTCCGGAGAAGATATTTAAACCGCTTATTGAGACGCTTATTATTGCACTTTTAGTTTCTTGGTTCTTGTCTATTACGTTCATTCCGTCACTTTCAAAATGGCTTTATAAAAATGGAACAGGTAAGACGAAGATTGAAGGTTATTTTGAGAAGTTTTACCAAAATACGATTGGCAGACTTGTAGCTCCGTATGAGGGAATTATTAAGTTTTCAAACGGAAAGTTCTGGTTTGCACGTCGTATGATGTTGACAATGGGTGTTATCGCTATTTTGATGTTGAGTTTGAAAAATATTATGCCGACAATCGGAAAAGATGCAATGCCTCCTATGGATACGGGAATCATCAAAGCACAGATCGCATTTAGCTCCAATGAAAATGTAGAGAGTGCCCAGAAGAAGATTGAGCCGATACTTAAATGGTTAGACAGCCAAAAATGGGTGAAGATGAGCTCAGTTGCTTTTGGTACAGAACCTGGGGTACTTAGTCTTGGAAGCGGAAATCTTCCTTCTGAAGCGACAATAACCATCAATGCGGTTAACCGCTTTGAAAGAAAACGAACAATGTGGGAGCTTGAAGATCTTATTCGTGACAAACTATCTCATTTGGAGGGTATTAAACGAAATGATGTCTTTGACTTTGGTGCGACAGCGCTTTCGAGCATTAAAGCAACGGTAGATACCCGTTTGAGCTCGCCATACGTCGATGGTTTAGCAGATGCCTCTCACACAGTTCAAGATGCAATGCAAAAAGTTCATGGTTTGACATCTGTCTCAACTAGCTGGGACAAAGATTTTACGGAAATAGAGCTCGATATTGATAAAAATAAAGCGCTTAGCTATGGAGTAACACCGTATCAAATAGCGATGCAGATTCCTCTTAAAGGGCAGATAGTAGGGCTTAATGCCAATCTTGAGTCGATGAATACACAGTTTGTGAGACTCTATCTCAAAGGGAAATTCTCTAAAAATATAGAGACACTCAAACTTTTACCGATTGCAACACCATCGGGTGAGATTCCACTTGAAGCCATTGCAAAACTAAAACGTCATTTGACCTTTGCAAAGATAGAACGCGATAAAATGCTTTACTCTTTGGATGTCAACGGTTACCGCGCAAAACGACCGGTCACACACTTGACAGATGATACTTTGAACGCTTTGAAAAAAGCGAATATTCAAGATATTGAGCTCACGCAGACAGGTGATATCGCTCAGATTCATGATAGTTTTAAACGTATGTTAAAAGCGATAGGACTGGGTGTTATCATCCTCATTATGGCGCTTATTGCCATCTATCGTTCTGTTCGTATGGCGTTTATTATGATCGTTGTGCTTCCGCTTTCACTTATTGGTGCGGCGTGGGGCATGTTGCTTTTTGGGAAACCGAGCTGTATGCCGAGTCTTTTGGGGATACTGCTTCTTTTTGGTATTATCATCAAAAATGCGGTACTTTTAATAGACTTTTACCAAGGCTATAGAGAAAAAGGTGAATCTCCGTTTGACAGTGCTCAAGAGGCGGTCCGCGTGAGATTCCGTCCTGTTATGATGACGGCATTTGGTACTATTGCAGGAATGATTCCTATTGCACTGGAGCAGGCAGTTGGGCTGGAGAGACTTTCACCGTTGGCAGATGTTGCCATCGGCGGTCTTTTAGTCGGTACACTCTTGACACTTGTCTATGTTCCTATGTATGCATATATATTTGACAAAGATAACAAAAAAACAAATCCCCTTAATAAAGTTGAGGACGAGATAAAAGAGGTATTGGCGTAA
- a CDS encoding rhodanese-like domain-containing protein — MQELARKIVPSEMSNMRIEIEDFVSLYNEGKCELVDVRVPFETAVWQVNFGLKIPANELPERLNELPKDKLIVVACPKTDRSNMARIYLASEGFEVKYLVGGLLGLMDALKGGKAKKINL; from the coding sequence ATGCAAGAATTAGCGAGAAAAATAGTACCAAGTGAAATGAGCAATATGCGTATAGAGATTGAAGATTTTGTCTCTTTATATAATGAAGGAAAATGTGAACTCGTTGATGTTCGTGTACCTTTTGAGACAGCTGTGTGGCAAGTGAATTTCGGTTTGAAAATTCCGGCAAATGAGCTGCCGGAACGTCTGAACGAACTGCCAAAAGACAAATTAATAGTCGTTGCTTGTCCAAAAACGGATCGCTCGAACATGGCGCGAATCTATCTTGCAAGTGAAGGTTTTGAAGTGAAGTATCTTGTAGGTGGGCTGTTAGGCCTGATGGACGCACTTAAAGGCGGCAAAGCAAAAAAAATCAATCTATAA
- a CDS encoding alginate export family protein codes for MKYILLVLSLVSFVYADTLNILGSLRERAESWHGFNKKAYGNDSINAKGDEVGESDDTILLQRIMLGGEYKTSNIDYSLIMYDAREWGSSLTDLDFIKNKNTPYVYAMNPYHEHFELYDASLTFKSLGIDNLSFKVGRQDIAYGDNRIIGPGKWGNTIGWLWDAGRFSYKFHDNFIDAWYGQTRTKDPNKFSMFEKHLYEGAVVYSHFKTTQKGAVEPFYVYKHNLIPKMSSGHKSYEYLSYTGARLYEKDYNSFTYDATYVNESGKDGSKKINDFAYVLKGGYQFKKTLLKPKIVLGRVYAGKDFTTPFGSTDGSHYGRMDLMSWSNMQDNQIALYLYPNSKIDTKFTYHDFSLADADGKWAYYGYKNKPGYTDKKLGDEMDAEFFYKPVKNIKLSFIYAYFKAGAFVKNSVADNNAQHIFLQFEYKL; via the coding sequence ATGAAATACATCCTGCTTGTATTAAGTTTGGTATCTTTTGTGTATGCTGATACTCTTAACATACTAGGTTCTTTACGTGAGCGCGCAGAGAGTTGGCATGGCTTTAACAAAAAAGCGTATGGAAATGATTCTATAAATGCCAAAGGTGATGAAGTAGGTGAGAGTGATGATACTATCTTGCTCCAACGTATTATGCTTGGAGGAGAGTATAAAACTTCCAATATAGACTACTCACTCATTATGTATGACGCAAGAGAGTGGGGCAGTTCTTTAACTGATCTTGATTTCATAAAAAATAAAAATACCCCTTATGTTTATGCCATGAATCCTTACCATGAACATTTTGAACTTTATGACGCTTCTCTTACTTTTAAATCGCTTGGTATAGATAATCTCTCTTTTAAAGTGGGGCGTCAGGATATTGCTTATGGTGACAATCGTATTATAGGCCCTGGAAAATGGGGTAATACTATTGGCTGGCTTTGGGATGCAGGGAGATTCTCTTACAAGTTTCATGACAATTTCATAGATGCCTGGTACGGACAAACAAGAACGAAAGATCCTAATAAATTTAGTATGTTTGAGAAGCATCTCTATGAAGGTGCTGTAGTTTACAGCCATTTTAAAACGACACAAAAGGGAGCAGTTGAGCCTTTTTATGTTTACAAACATAATTTAATTCCAAAGATGAGCTCAGGGCATAAAAGTTATGAGTATCTTAGCTATACAGGTGCGCGTTTATATGAAAAAGATTATAACAGTTTTACTTATGATGCAACCTATGTAAATGAATCAGGCAAAGATGGCAGCAAAAAAATCAATGATTTTGCTTATGTTCTCAAAGGCGGTTATCAATTTAAAAAAACACTACTCAAACCAAAAATAGTGCTTGGAAGAGTCTATGCCGGCAAAGATTTCACTACGCCTTTTGGCTCAACGGACGGCAGTCACTACGGGCGAATGGATTTGATGAGCTGGTCGAATATGCAGGATAATCAAATTGCTCTTTATTTGTACCCAAATAGTAAAATAGATACAAAATTCACCTATCATGATTTTAGTCTGGCTGATGCAGATGGAAAGTGGGCATATTATGGATATAAAAATAAACCAGGTTACACCGATAAGAAGTTAGGAGATGAAATGGACGCAGAGTTTTTTTATAAGCCTGTAAAGAACATAAAACTCTCCTTTATCTATGCCTATTTTAAAGCAGGAGCATTTGTGAAAAATAGTGTTGCAGACAATAATGCACAACATATATTTTTACAGTTTGAATATAAGCTCTAA
- a CDS encoding DUF4395 domain-containing protein, whose translation MNEFFAYGEKVPSYDIRVLNEREARAAAAILFVGAFLGLVNGVMLGTAVFSKYFVTFFAIDFTLRVIQPRYAPSLLLGRFFVRNQTPEYVGAVQKRFAWALGMVLAWPMFYYLVIDFQPNPLKVLVCLICMALLFFEAAFSICLGCKIFGWIKRKDPKYCPGGVCEMNIKEPVQKFTPAQAAITVLTIVVMVYGIYAYFTKLPDKTMFVKKMKVLMMSDAELQRIEDAKADAEFEADDF comes from the coding sequence ATGAATGAATTTTTTGCATATGGTGAAAAGGTTCCGAGTTATGACATTCGGGTTTTAAATGAGCGTGAGGCCAGAGCGGCGGCGGCAATTTTATTTGTCGGCGCTTTTTTAGGTCTTGTAAACGGTGTTATGCTTGGGACGGCTGTTTTTTCAAAGTATTTCGTTACATTTTTTGCGATCGATTTTACTTTAAGGGTGATTCAGCCGAGATATGCACCAAGTTTACTGCTTGGACGCTTTTTTGTCCGTAACCAAACACCAGAGTATGTGGGTGCAGTACAAAAACGTTTTGCTTGGGCATTGGGGATGGTGCTTGCATGGCCTATGTTTTACTATCTTGTTATTGATTTTCAGCCAAATCCACTGAAAGTTTTGGTCTGTTTGATCTGTATGGCACTGCTCTTTTTTGAAGCGGCATTTTCTATCTGTCTAGGTTGTAAGATATTTGGCTGGATCAAAAGAAAAGACCCGAAATACTGCCCGGGTGGTGTCTGTGAGATGAACATCAAAGAGCCTGTGCAGAAGTTTACTCCTGCGCAAGCAGCTATAACTGTTTTAACCATTGTTGTAATGGTCTATGGAATCTATGCATACTTTACAAAACTGCCGGATAAAACAATGTTTGTCAAAAAGATGAAAGTATTGATGATGAGTGATGCAGAGTTGCAGCGCATAGAAGATGCCAAAGCTGATGCCGAGTTTGAAGCGGATGATTTTTAA
- a CDS encoding TetR/AcrR family transcriptional regulator codes for MAKQTRDAEATKAKIIENAMLLFAKNGYDATTADEIAKECGVNKAMLFYYYKNKAGLYAAVMTHALEAIHNEIIVTDKCCVSPLADLEAFIKTYAAYCDKNPYLPSLILRELSDSGAHLPELMFASLRKLFMLLSEILREGEKQGLFHDIEPMIIHFMIVGTINLLITTKPLRENAAKMEPDINTCSDCDIDEIAAYIFKKVKLMLEIK; via the coding sequence ATGGCAAAACAGACAAGAGATGCCGAAGCGACAAAAGCGAAGATCATCGAAAATGCGATGCTGCTTTTTGCGAAAAACGGTTATGATGCGACGACGGCTGATGAGATAGCCAAAGAGTGCGGTGTGAACAAAGCGATGCTTTTTTACTACTACAAGAACAAAGCAGGGCTTTATGCCGCAGTCATGACACATGCGTTAGAGGCTATTCATAATGAGATCATAGTTACGGATAAATGCTGTGTATCACCTTTGGCAGATTTGGAGGCATTTATAAAAACTTATGCCGCTTATTGTGACAAGAACCCTTATCTGCCTTCGCTCATTTTACGTGAGCTGAGTGACAGCGGAGCACATCTGCCTGAATTGATGTTCGCGAGTCTAAGAAAACTTTTTATGCTCTTGAGTGAGATTCTGCGTGAGGGTGAGAAGCAGGGACTATTTCATGATATAGAGCCGATGATCATTCACTTTATGATAGTCGGCACGATCAATCTGCTTATCACAACAAAGCCTTTGCGTGAGAATGCAGCAAAAATGGAACCGGATATCAATACTTGCAGTGACTGTGATATCGATGAGATAGCTGCTTATATATTTAAAAAAGTAAAACTAATGTTGGAGATTAAATAG
- a CDS encoding rhodanese-like domain-containing protein, which produces MKSKIEEFDKYLRSFDYQERQDMKIKRDELFEQYTKGEIQIIDIRFNEEHEAWSLGFGDHIPLNELPDRLDEIDKNKTIVTMCPHYDRAEIARLYLKLQGFDAKYLTDGMLGVIEGLRGDKARDYMNKLKG; this is translated from the coding sequence ATGAAAAGTAAAATAGAAGAGTTTGATAAATATCTTAGAAGTTTTGATTATCAAGAACGACAGGATATGAAAATAAAGCGTGATGAGTTGTTTGAACAGTATACAAAAGGCGAGATTCAAATCATAGATATTCGTTTCAATGAAGAGCATGAAGCATGGAGCTTGGGTTTTGGCGATCATATACCGCTTAATGAGCTGCCGGACAGACTTGATGAGATAGATAAAAACAAAACCATAGTAACAATGTGTCCTCACTATGACCGTGCTGAAATAGCACGACTCTATTTAAAACTGCAGGGCTTTGACGCAAAATATCTCACAGATGGGATGTTAGGAGTTATTGAAGGTCTGCGTGGTGATAAAGCACGGGATTATATGAACAAACTTAAAGGATAA
- a CDS encoding lipid A deacylase LpxR family protein: MKRQVMSLFLLSTISLNADQIAFAVDNDFFVGKDGHFTNGATFAWLEDNEQNGYTDFLIDTLHKFSIELDKSKNYNAGVSLTQIIITPDDTTIVTPQYNDIPYAGYLALSTYLIQSDSNSFIEYAFDLGIVGPASLAESTQDTFHAIIGNDKPAGWNTQLGTQLTANLLVNCGEISWEGKLGDDLDADWFNNAAVSLGNFNTSVLVGTAFRVGRNYVRNFNEHYPCLREEPTLVGVKNHKGFGYSFDTGISGVGVAYNYILNEAKDEGYQTEKENFKMTGFIAADVYYDNHKLSFYYQGQTPAIKEDNSNNYFGGFLYSYKF, from the coding sequence ATGAAGAGACAAGTAATGTCTTTGTTCTTATTGAGTACAATCTCTCTTAACGCAGATCAGATTGCATTTGCCGTTGATAATGATTTTTTTGTAGGTAAGGACGGGCACTTTACAAATGGTGCTACCTTTGCATGGTTGGAAGATAATGAGCAAAATGGTTATACTGATTTTTTGATAGATACTCTTCATAAATTTTCAATAGAGCTTGATAAGAGTAAAAACTATAATGCGGGTGTAAGTTTAACACAGATAATAATTACACCTGATGATACAACAATTGTAACTCCTCAATACAATGATATCCCTTATGCAGGGTATTTGGCACTCTCAACGTATTTAATCCAATCAGACAGCAACAGTTTTATAGAATACGCATTTGATTTGGGTATTGTAGGGCCTGCATCTTTAGCTGAGAGTACACAAGACACCTTTCACGCAATCATAGGAAATGACAAACCTGCAGGTTGGAATACACAGCTAGGCACACAGCTTACCGCTAATCTTTTGGTTAATTGCGGAGAAATTTCATGGGAAGGTAAACTTGGTGATGATTTAGATGCCGACTGGTTTAACAATGCCGCTGTTTCTCTTGGTAATTTTAATACTTCAGTCTTAGTGGGAACTGCATTTCGTGTAGGTCGCAATTATGTTAGAAATTTTAATGAACACTATCCATGTCTGCGTGAAGAGCCAACATTGGTAGGTGTTAAAAACCATAAAGGCTTTGGCTACTCTTTTGATACGGGCATCAGTGGGGTTGGTGTCGCTTATAATTATATTCTTAATGAAGCAAAAGACGAGGGTTATCAAACAGAAAAAGAAAATTTTAAAATGACCGGATTTATTGCTGCTGATGTATATTATGATAATCACAAGCTAAGTTTTTATTATCAGGGGCAGACACCGGCAATAAAAGAAGATAATAGTAATAATTATTTTGGAGGTTTTTTATATAGCTATAAATTCTAA
- a CDS encoding efflux RND transporter periplasmic adaptor subunit, translating into MNKYVKITIAVAVVAGLGVAGVKKVKEARAHDANLPKAKIYPIVVSTMTPKIAPVTLTLPYLAEVANDKDVQLASRIAARIQMIKPSGSSVKKGDVVVRLDTTTIKSSLASVQEQMQAAKIALDNLEATHKRTLDLLKVQGASIEESQKEMTMIANTQAQLNALKQKEIELKNNLSYATIVSPVNGVIAKTFASQGAISVPGKPLVAISSKNGFYLMVRVPTDLPIRGVKFHGRFYAATPLNTTFHGLAEYKVYTGNVNLVSGDRVEVDVVTFNQKATLLPFDAILNKDGKSYVLVAQGNKAKAQEVHIVQSAQQGVVVSDALEGKKIVVAKPDILLKLTSGYALKVKE; encoded by the coding sequence ATGAATAAATATGTAAAGATAACAATAGCTGTAGCAGTAGTGGCAGGTTTAGGTGTAGCGGGTGTGAAGAAGGTAAAAGAGGCAAGAGCTCATGATGCCAATCTTCCAAAAGCGAAAATCTACCCAATCGTTGTGTCTACGATGACACCAAAAATAGCTCCGGTGACATTGACACTACCATATCTCGCAGAAGTTGCTAATGATAAAGATGTTCAATTGGCTTCAAGAATTGCGGCAAGAATTCAAATGATAAAGCCGAGTGGTTCAAGTGTTAAAAAGGGTGATGTTGTTGTCAGACTAGACACGACGACAATTAAAAGCTCCCTTGCAAGTGTTCAAGAGCAGATGCAGGCAGCAAAAATTGCTCTTGATAATCTTGAAGCAACACATAAAAGAACTTTGGATCTCTTAAAAGTGCAGGGCGCTTCCATAGAAGAGTCGCAAAAAGAGATGACGATGATAGCAAATACTCAGGCGCAGTTAAATGCTTTGAAACAAAAAGAGATAGAGTTGAAAAACAATCTATCTTATGCAACGATAGTCTCACCTGTAAATGGTGTTATAGCAAAGACATTTGCTAGTCAGGGTGCTATCAGTGTTCCAGGCAAACCACTTGTAGCTATCAGCTCTAAAAACGGGTTTTATCTGATGGTGCGTGTGCCAACTGATCTTCCAATTCGCGGTGTGAAATTTCATGGTAGGTTCTATGCAGCTACACCGCTTAATACGACTTTTCATGGTTTAGCAGAGTACAAGGTTTATACGGGTAATGTAAATCTTGTCAGTGGAGACAGAGTAGAGGTGGATGTTGTGACGTTCAATCAAAAAGCGACACTGCTTCCTTTTGACGCCATTTTAAATAAAGATGGTAAAAGTTATGTTCTTGTTGCTCAAGGGAACAAAGCGAAGGCGCAAGAGGTTCATATAGTTCAGAGTGCCCAGCAGGGTGTTGTTGTTTCAGATGCTTTAGAAGGCAAGAAGATAGTTGTTGCAAAACCGGATATTTTATTGAAACTTACAAGCGGTTATGCTCTTAAAGTAAAGGAGTAG
- a CDS encoding TolC family protein — MKKTLLALSIPYLLSAHSIPELFDALKSHAQTKSDEMVVKKAEVAASQATSQLYPTISLFGTYDNYSSPTNMKPIAPNVMKQMLVDNAISQPYSYNIYKGGAQFTMPIFVKSIYTMADKAKAMQKSAQAKKHINLLQNEALIVGSNANLQYLHELKRSLELKEKSLLETQKTLKIKVDNGRAPASALYKIDDGLNQVSIAKNNIDLQKQKLISSIEAITGIKLDVPVDMQEVSSVKEGELGSLKPLEEKLRASRLEVNAEKEKLYPSVVAHGSYAYSSATAYNNNKDVNEEYGDIGVVINIPLLAMSQYDSIKKSKIELRSDEVELEKLREELSAKADMLKSSLPLLDNSIKLSQKSIENKEKLLQIAKVNYKSGRLSTEEYLRYEDDVVDAKAKLYQAKAQKWQTQMQLAVIYANNIEEMVK, encoded by the coding sequence ATGAAAAAAACACTTTTAGCACTGAGTATTCCTTACTTACTCAGTGCTCATTCAATTCCCGAGCTCTTTGATGCGCTCAAGTCCCATGCCCAGACCAAGTCTGATGAGATGGTGGTCAAAAAAGCAGAGGTTGCTGCTTCGCAGGCCACTTCACAGCTTTACCCGACTATCAGTCTCTTTGGAACGTATGATAACTATTCAAGTCCGACAAATATGAAGCCGATTGCACCAAATGTGATGAAACAAATGTTAGTCGATAATGCTATCTCTCAACCGTATAGTTACAATATTTACAAAGGTGGTGCACAGTTTACGATGCCTATTTTTGTAAAATCAATCTATACGATGGCAGACAAAGCAAAAGCGATGCAAAAAAGTGCACAGGCCAAAAAGCACATCAATCTTCTGCAAAATGAAGCGTTGATCGTCGGCAGCAATGCAAACCTTCAATACCTGCATGAGCTGAAAAGATCACTCGAATTAAAAGAAAAGTCACTGCTTGAAACACAAAAAACATTGAAGATAAAGGTCGATAACGGGCGTGCTCCGGCGTCTGCACTTTATAAGATAGATGACGGGCTTAATCAGGTAAGCATTGCCAAAAACAATATTGATCTGCAAAAGCAAAAACTCATCAGTTCCATTGAAGCTATTACAGGCATCAAACTTGATGTTCCTGTCGATATGCAAGAGGTCTCTTCTGTTAAAGAAGGAGAACTCGGTTCACTTAAACCGCTTGAAGAGAAACTCAGAGCTTCACGGTTGGAAGTGAATGCAGAGAAAGAGAAGCTCTATCCTTCCGTTGTGGCACATGGAAGCTATGCCTATTCATCGGCTACTGCTTACAACAATAATAAAGATGTCAACGAAGAGTATGGAGATATCGGTGTGGTTATCAACATTCCGCTTTTGGCAATGAGCCAGTATGACTCCATTAAAAAGTCAAAAATAGAGCTGCGCTCGGATGAAGTTGAGTTGGAGAAGCTACGTGAGGAGCTATCTGCAAAAGCTGATATGCTCAAAAGCTCTCTGCCCTTACTGGATAACTCCATTAAACTTTCACAAAAGAGTATAGAGAATAAAGAGAAGTTACTTCAAATCGCAAAAGTGAACTATAAGAGCGGAAGACTCTCTACCGAAGAGTATCTAAGATACGAAGATGATGTGGTCGATGCAAAAGCAAAGCTATATCAGGCAAAGGCACAAAAGTGGCAGACACAGATGCAGTTAGCAGTCATATATGCAAATAATATAGAGGAGATGGTAAAATGA